TAAGAATGAAAATACTATAAATGGAATTATCAATATATTAAAGAGTCTTCAAAGGAAGCAGATTATAATTAAAGAAAGAAAAGAAAATAGTAAAAATACTATTTGGTATAGTTACAATTTAATTAATGGTTTTTATTTTGATGATGAACACAACATATTTATAATTGAAGCCACAGCTAGAATATATAAATTATTACAGGAATATTTTGTTAATGGATATACTCCTATAAATATATCAATTTTACTTGGACTTAATAATTACTATGCTCAACGATTATATGAAATTTTAAGGTTATGGAGTGGAACTAAAAGTATACTAAATTATACAATTGATGAATTAAAAGAACTTTTGCAAATAAAAGATTTATATTCTTTATATGGTGATTTCAAAAGACGGGTAATAGTACCTGCAATAAAGGAACTTAATAAAACAGGATTTTTTCAAATAGATTTTAAGGAAATAAAAAAGGGAAGAAAAGTAATATCCATTGATTTTTTAGTTAAAGACTTAGATACTAGAATATATTTTAAAGAATTTGAAGAAATAGAATTATCCCATAATATATCAGACAATACTATAGAAAATAATAAAAAACTACAATTAACTAAAAAAATAGGTATAGAAAATATTCTACATATAGAAAATAAAGCTGTTATAAAAATCATTAATAATAAATTTAAAAATTATGATTTTCAATTTAACAAGGAAACTATTTGGGAATGTGAGATTATAACCCTTGAAAAAGATAATAATATGTATGATTCAATAAATGCAAACAATTATAAATATTTTATAGATATATTAACAAATAAAATTCAATTAGAAAAAAATAATAACAATAGTTTTAATGATTTTTCTTAGTGTTTATATTATTTCTAAGATTTCAAGGAAAGTTTTTAAGGATAACAAACTAATTTCGTTATCCTTTTATATAAATAAAAATATTATAAATTCAGCAAATAGTTCTCGTAATAACAGGATTTTCTGTTGTATTAGAAACTGCAAAACAAACATTCTCTTCCCCTGAAATACACTCATGATATAATACAGATGTAATAGGATCAGGATTAGATAAATTTAATATATTTAAGCATATATCAATAGCATCAACTGGTAAATCAATTTTTCTAATACGGTTTTTTGTAAGAATAACTATTTTAGTAAAAGTGCTACTATCTAAGGTATATTGAACTATGCATTTTATTTTAAAATCACCAATATTTTTGAATCGAACAAATTTTAATGAATCCATTGATTTATTAAGACAATAACAGTACATTGATTTTTTAATCATAGAATCACCTTAAAAATATAACTTAATATATTGTATCCTTTTATTTTAAATATTTTATAATAATATTAAAAATGAATAAAGATTTGAGGTTATTAAAAATCACATAAATTTTTGTTATATAGAAAATATTATAAACTTATTAACAAAGAATTCTTCTAATCATAGGATTTTCTGTTGTATTGTAAACTTCAAAACAAATATTATTTAGTCCTGAAATACATTCATGATGTATTAAACGTTTGAAAAGATCAGGGTTAGATAAATTTATTATATTTAAACATATATTAGAAGCATTACCGTGGAAAACAAATTTTTTTGTGTGTCGTCTTTCAAGGATAACGTCTTTAGTAACAGTCTGACCGCCTAAGGTATATTGAAGTATACATTGTATTGTAAAAAATCCCTTATTTGTAAATCGAACAAATTTTAATAAATCCATTGATTTATTAAAACAATAACAACAATTTGAAGTTTTTATCATAGAATCACCCTATAAATATAAGTTAGTATATTATATCCTTTTTTTCTTAATATGTTCTGTATTATTTTTATTAAAGCATTTAAATAAGTAATAAAAATAAAGTATTCATTATAAATAAAGTTATCTAAAATAAGGTAGCTTTTTATCGTAAGTATAAGTATTTTAATATATTTTCCAATATAAATATTAAAATTTTTACAAATAAATATATTAAAAAATATATAAATTTTTAAATTTTGTATATACAAAATCTATTACCATGATATAATTAATAAGGAAAAGATAACAAAAAGGAGATTTTCGTGTGACTTCAAAAAATAGAAATGAAATTATAAATATAAGAGTTGAAAGTGAACTTAAAGAAAAAGTTAGTAAAATAGCTTTTAAAAATGGTACAAATTTATCAGAACTTATAAGGAGATTTTTAGAAGAATATATAAAAGCTCATTGTGGGGATAAAGAAAACTAAAAGGAGATAAAAGTATGGGAAAAGTTATTACGGTTTATAATCAAAAAGGTGGGGTAACTAAAACAAGTTTTGTGTTGAATGTTGGAGCTATTCTTGCAAATAATGGATATAAAACTTTAGTTGTTGATCTTGATATGCAGGCAAATTTAACAGCAGGCATTGGACTGCTTGAGTATGATTATACATCCTTTGATATTTTAACTGATAAAAAGTTTGATATAAATAAGGCCATATATGAAACTAAATATGAGAATCTTTCTATAATTCCATCTAACATAGAACTTAGCAAAGCAGATACTATATTAAATACAACCATCGGAAGAGAAGTGCTTTTAAGACGAAGACTTGAAGTTATAAAGGATAATTATGATTTTATAGTTGTAGATACTGGCCCTACATTAAACTTGCTTGCAGTAAATGCACTAACAGCAGCAGATTATTTAATAATACCTTTAATACCTCAATATTTTAGTATTATTGGATTAAAGGATATAATGAATACTTATGAAGAAGTTAGAGATAATTTAAATGAAGATTTACAACTTCTTGGTATTGCATTATCTATGCTTGATAAAAGAGTTAAAATTGGAATGGAAACTAAAAAGCTTTTAGATGATAATTTTAAAGGCATTGTTTTTGAAACAAATATAAGTACTGACACACAAGTTATATATTCACAAGATGGAAGAACACCATTAATACATTTTAATAAAAATAGTAAAGCTTTAAATGATT
This genomic stretch from Clostridium novyi harbors:
- a CDS encoding replication initiation protein → MINNKEKQKILIKNNILIEAKYNLNLVENRIFTLLLYKFQKEKGKVLTCTLSYEEFKNVIKNKNENTINGIINILKSLQRKQIIIKERKENSKNTIWYSYNLINGFYFDDEHNIFIIEATARIYKLLQEYFVNGYTPINISILLGLNNYYAQRLYEILRLWSGTKSILNYTIDELKELLQIKDLYSLYGDFKRRVIVPAIKELNKTGFFQIDFKEIKKGRKVISIDFLVKDLDTRIYFKEFEEIELSHNISDNTIENNKKLQLTKKIGIENILHIENKAVIKIINNKFKNYDFQFNKETIWECEIITLEKDNNMYDSINANNYKYFIDILTNKIQLEKNNNNSFNDFS
- a CDS encoding ribbon-helix-helix domain-containing protein, yielding MTSKNRNEIINIRVESELKEKVSKIAFKNGTNLSELIRRFLEEYIKAHCGDKEN
- a CDS encoding ParA family protein, with amino-acid sequence MGKVITVYNQKGGVTKTSFVLNVGAILANNGYKTLVVDLDMQANLTAGIGLLEYDYTSFDILTDKKFDINKAIYETKYENLSIIPSNIELSKADTILNTTIGREVLLRRRLEVIKDNYDFIVVDTGPTLNLLAVNALTAADYLIIPLIPQYFSIIGLKDIMNTYEEVRDNLNEDLQLLGIALSMLDKRVKIGMETKKLLDDNFKGIVFETNISTDTQVIYSQDGRTPLIHFNKNSKALNDYINLTDEILRRLNNGK